Sequence from the Arthrobacter pigmenti genome:
CCCGGACCCGGGTACGGAACACCCTGTCGAGGTGTTCACAGCCGGTCTCGCCGGCCGGGATTCTGATGGCGGCTTCGTCACCACTCCGCGCGGCGCCCGGCCCGTCGCGCCGCTGGCCTGGCGGCGCAACGGCGTTGCAGTGACCCACACTGCAATCCTGGCGCGCTCCGGCGCGTGGTGGCGGCAGCTCGCCGTCGTACCCCACGAGCGCACGCAATCCCTTGCGCTACATCAGGGACCGCTTGCCCGCCGGTTCAAGGTTGCCGACCTCGTCTTCCATACGACGCCGGGGCCCGTGTCCCCACGCGTGCGGCAGATCGAAACCGCGCAGGCGTGGACGCTGTTCCAGGAGCAGGCCGTCCGCGCCGCTGAGGCCCGCAGGCGCAGCGGGCCGGAACAATGGATGCGGCCCTCTGACCAGCCGACCGCCGACGCACCGGAAGCACCGGACGAGCCCCGACCTGCAGCTGACCCTGCAGTCATGCCGGAACCCCCGTCTTACCAGGAAGGCCCGCAGAAGCAGTGAGTACTCCCGAGGCACTGCCGTCCCGCGAAGGACGGCGGAAACCCGGCCGGCTCGGTGTCGGCGTCATCGGTGCGGGCAGGGTAGGTGCAGTGCTGGGGGCTGCCTTGCGTGCCGCGGAGCACGCCGTCGTCGGTGTTTCGGCTGTGTCCGAGGCAAGCAGGGAGCGTGCCGAGAACCTCCTGCCGGGGGTGCCGATACTGCCCATTCCGGAGATCGTCGAGCGCGCGGAGCTGGTTCTTGTAGCAGTGCCCGACGACGCCTTGCCGGAACTCGTATCGGGTCTCGCGGCCGTGGGCGCCTGGCAGCCCGGACAGTTGGTAGCGCACACCTCCGGCCGGTTCGGAACCGGCGTGCTTGAACCGGCGCGCGGACTCGGCGCCATTCCGCTCGCGTTGCACCCGGCCATGACGTTCACCGGACTGAGCCTGGACCTGACCCGGTTGCCGGACTGCTCGTTTGGAGTCACCGCCCCGGCAGCGGTTCTGCCGGTCGCGCAGGCACTGGTGGTCGAGATGGGGGCGGAGCCGGTTGTCGTCGAAGAAGAGGACAGGGTTCTCTATCACGCGGCGCTCGCGCACGCATCGAACCACCTGGTAACCCTCGCAGCGCAGTCCACACAGCTACTCGCGGCCATCGGGATCGAACGGCCCGACAGGCTTCTTGGCCCGCTCATGCGCGCATCACTGGAGAACGCGCTCGCTGCCGGCGAGGGCGCCCTCACCGGACCGGTTGCACGCGGGGACTCAGGCACGGTCAAGGCGCACTCCGCTGCCCTGGCCTCGGCTCCCGAGGACGTGCGTCGTGCCTACCTGGAACTCGCGGCCGTCACCGCGGTGCGCGGGGTGAAACGCGGTCTCCTGACACCCGACCAGGGCCTGGCCATCACGCGCGCACTTCAGCAATCCGGAGAGGACGATCAATGAGTCCACGCGTCATCACCACCGCGGCGGAGCTGCGCGCAGCAACGGTCAAACTCCTGTCGGCAGCCGGACCGGGGCCAGTGAGCCTGGGTCTGGTACCGACCATGGGTGCACTCCACGAGGGCCACGCGGCCCTCGCGCGGGCTGCCCGGGAGGAGAACGACGTCGTTGTTGCCACCATCTTCGTGAATCCGCTGCAGTTCGGGGATCCACGGGACCTTGACCGCTACCCCCGGACACTCGATGCCGACGTCGAACTGTTGGGCCGGCAGGGTGTCGACCTCGTGTTCGCGCCGAGCCAGGATGAGGTCTATCCCGACGGCGAACCTCTTGTACGGCTGTCCGCCGGCGGGCTCGGCGAGAAGTTCGAAGGCGAGTTCCGGCCAGGGCACTTTGACGGCATGCTCACCGTCGTGGCGAAGCTCCTGCACCTGGCGTGGCCCGCCGCTGACGCCGGCTACCGCGCCTACTTCGGCCAAAAGGATGCCCAGCAGCTGGTACTGATCCGCCGCATGGCGCGGGACCTTAACTTCGCCGTCGAAATCCGAGCGGTGACCACCGTCCGCACGGCGGAAGGGCTCGCCCGCTCCAGCCGTAACCGGTTCCTGAGCGATGAAGAGGCTGATGCGGCCCTCGTCCTTTCGCGCGCTCTCCGGCTGCTGGAGGAGCGCGCAAGGCGATGTAAACCGCTTGACCTGGATTCCGCCGTCGCACTCGTCCACAGCCAACCTCTGGTTGCGCTCGAATACTTCGAGGTGGTGGACCCGCTGACCCTGGAGCCGCTGGCCTTCAACTGCCGGGAGACCCCGTTTACGGAGGACGGCCTGGCGCTGATCGCCGCGAGAGTTGGCAGTGTGCGGCTGATCGACAACCAGCCACTGAAAGCGGAGCCCTCCAAGGGCCAGACTGACGGGCAAAGCTGAACCGGTAACCTTAGATACCGTGACCACTGAGCCAAGCCTTACCACCGAAGAATTCAACGAGCAGATGCGAATCCGCATGGAAAAGCGCGCGCGACTGCTGGAGCGCGGGGAAGACGCCTACCAGGTGCTGCCCGAGCGGAGTTCTTCACTCGGCGAAATCCGGAAACGCTTCGCGGACCTGGAGGCCGGCGACTCCACCGGTGAAAACGTCAGCGTGGTTGGTCGCGTGGTCTTTCTCCGAAACACCGGCAAGCTGTGCTTCGCAACGCTGCAGGAGGGTGACGGCACCCGCCTTCAGGCGATGTTGAGCCTCGCCGCGGTAGGCGAAGAGTCTCTGGCGGACTGGAAGACCACCGTAGATCTGGGTGACCATGTCCAGGTAAGCGGGGAAGTGATCAGTTCGCGCCGCGGCGAACTCTCCGTGATGGCCGTATCCTGGAAGATGGCTTCGAAGGCGCTACGCCCCCTTCCCACCCTGCATGCCGGTGTGAATGAGGAGACCCGCGTCCGGCAGCGGTATGTGGACCTCATGGTGCGCGAGGAAGCACGCGAAATGGTTCGCACCCGGGCGGCGATCACCCGCAGCATCCGTGAGACGCTCCACTCGCACCAGTACGTCGAGGTTGAAACGCCTATTCTGCAGTTGGTTCACGGCGGTGCGGCGGCCCGCCCTTTTGAAACCCACGTAAATGCCTTTGACCAGAAGATGACACTGCGCATCGCGTTGGAACTCTATTTGAAGCGCGCAGTGGTTGGCGGAATTGACCGTGTGTATGAGATTGGACGCATTTTCCGGAACGAGGGTGTGGACTCGACACACAGCCCGGAATTCACGATGCTCGAGTGCTACGAGGCTTATGCCGACCAGTTCGTAATGGCGGAGCGCATGAAGGAGATCATTCTGAATTGCGCTGACCTTCTTGGGTCGAGGCAGCTCGAAAGCGCCGAAGGAACGATCGACCTCGACGGAGAATGGCGTTGGCTCGGTGTTTATCCAGGGCTTTCGGAATCAGTCGGGCAGGAAATAACCCCAGAGACCGACAAAGCCACGCTGTTGGCCCTTGCCAAGGAACGGGAAATCTCGGTCGATCAGAACTGGGATGAGGAGAAGCTGGTTCTGGAGCTTTTCAGCGAAATTGTTGAGCCAACCCTTCTGCAGCCCACATTCGTTTACGATTATCCGCCTTCGGCTCAGCCTCTGGCGCGGCCGCATCGTGGTAACCCGCGGCTCATTGAGGCTTGGGATCTCATCATCGGCGGTATGGAACGCGGGACCGCATTTTCGGAGCTCATTGATCCGGTGATCCAGCGGGAGCGCCTGGTTGAACAGTCCCGCCGCGCCGCGGCCGGTGATGATGAAGCCATGCAGCTTGATGAGGACTTCTTGCGCGCCCTTGAATATGGTGCCCCGCCAATGGGAGGGATTGGCCTCGGAATCGATCGTTTAGTGATGTTATTCACTTCGGCTGGTATCCGTGAAACCATCCTATTCCCGCTACTCAAGCCGGAACTGGGTTAATTCATGGAGTATTTGGCCGTTCTCCTGCCCTCCCTCGCGGTAGGCGCTATCTTCTACTTTGTGATGCGGGCGATCTTCAACGCCGATAGGGCTGAGCGCGAAGCAGAGGCCGCCGAACGTACTGCACGGGACAATTCGCCTGCACAATCACCTTCGGAGACTGTCGCAGATGTCGAAGACGGGGACACACCCCGCTAACCCCATTTATGCCCGCCCTTTGACGCAGGCATTCCAGCGGTTCATAATTACTCTGGAATCAGCATTTCGTCTGGCACGGGCATTACATCTGACATGGGAGAAAATCGTGGCTCAAAAAGTCAAAATCATTCTTATTGACGACCTTGACGGCGGCGAGGCAGATGAGACCGTGAGGTTTGGTCTGGACGGCGTGCAGTATGAAATGGACCTTTCCTCGGCCCACGCAAAGGATCTTCGCGATGCGCTGGCGCCCTACGTGTCCGCGGCACGCCGTGAGAGCCAGTCAAAGCCGCGACAGAGCGCTCCGGCACGGAACCAGGAGGCGGCGCAGATCCGCGAATGGGCGAAGTCGAACGGGTACAACGTCTCCTCGCGGGGCCGGGTGAATTCGGAGATCATCGAGGCGTACCGCGCCGCCCAGCGGTAACGGCCTTCACCACACTGCTTTTCCGCAGAGTGTTCCGCCGCGCCGTTTGCACTCGGACGGCATCCATGGGCTATCTCGCCTGTGGCGAACACGCTCCACAAGGCACCTCCATGCACGTAGCATCGAATTACGCGTTAGCTAGGAGTGTGGCTCATGTTTGAGAGATTTACGGATCGTGCCCGTCGGGTTGTCGTGCTGGCCCAAGAAGAAGCCCGCATGCTCAACCACAACTACATCGGCACCGAGCACATCCTGCTTGGGCTAATTCACGAGGGTGAAGGGGTTGCCGCGAAGGCCCTTGAGTCCCTCAGCATTTCCCTGGGCGCGGTGCGCGAGCAGGTGCAGGAGATCATCGGGCAGGGCCAGCAGGCCCCATCCGGCCATATCCCCTTCACTCCGCGCGCCAAGAAGGTGCTGGAGCTCTCGCTCCGGGAGGCTCTGCAGTTGGGCCATAACTACATCGGCACCGAGCACATCCTGCTCGGGCTCATCCGTGAGGGCGAGGGCGTCGCAGCGCAGGTGTTGGTCAAGCTGGGTGCTGATCTCAATCGCGTTCGCCAACAGGTAATCCAGCTGCTCTCCGGCTACCAGGGCAAGGAGCCCGTGGCCTCCGGCGGCCAGCAGCAGGAAGGCACCCCGGCAGGTTCCGTGGTCCTGGACCAGTTCGGGCGCAACCTCACGCAGGCGGCGCGCGAAGGCAAACTTGACCCGGTGATCGGCCGCGAGCTTGAGATGGAACGCGTCATGCAGGTCCTCTCGCGCCGCACCAAGAACAACCCTGTGCTGATCGGTGAGCCCGGCGTCGGCAAGACCGCCGTCGTTGAGGGACTCGCCCAGGCGATTGTGCGCGGTGATGTGCCTGAAACCATCCGCGACAAGCAGCTGTACACGCTGGACCTCGGTTCCCTCGTGGCCGGTTCACGCTACCGCGGCGATTTCGAGGAGCGCCTGAAGAAGGTGCTCAAGGAAATCCGTACCCGCGGCGACATCATCCTGTTCATCGACGAGATCCACACCCTCGTCGGGGCCGGCGCTGCCGAAGGTGCAATTGACGCGGCGTCCATCCTGAAGCCAATGCTGGCGCGCGGTGAATTGCAGACCATCGGCGCCACCACCCTTGATGAGTACCGCAAGCACATTGAGAAGGACGCAGCTCTTGAGCGCCGCTTCCAGCCCATCCAGGTGCAGGAGCCCTCGGTGGCGCACGCCATTGAAATCCTGAAGGGCCTGCGGGACCGCTACGAGGCCCATCACCGCGTCTCCATCACCGATGCTGCCCTCGCCTCGGCCGCGAACCTGGCGGAGCGGTACATTTCCGACCGCTTTCTGCCGGACAAGGCGATTGACCTGATCGATGAAGCTGGAGCCCGCCTGCGCATTCGCCGGATGACGGCCCCGCCGGAGCTCAAGGAGATCGATGAGCGCATCGCCGATGTGAAGCGCGAGAAGGAATCGGCCATCGACGCCCAGGACTTCGAGGGTGCGGCCCGTCTGCGTGACCGGGAGCAGAAGCTCCATGATGAGCGCATGGACAAGGAGCGTCGCTGGAAGTCCGGCGGCCTGGATGACATCGCCGAGGTTGATGAGGAACTGATCGCGGAGGTGCTCGCCAATTCCACAGGCATCCCCGTCTTCAAGCTCACCGAGGAGGAATCCTCGCGGCTGCTTCACATGGAAGATGAACTCCACAAGCGGGTCATCGGCCAGGATGATGCCATCAAGGCGATCTCCCAGGCAATCCGGCGTACCCGTGCCGGCCTGAAGGATCCCAAGCGTCCGGGCGGTTCGTTCATCTTCGCCGGGCCCACCGGGGTAGGAAAGACCGAACTCGCGAAAGCCCTCGCGGAATTCCTGTTCGGCGACGAAGATTCCCTGATCACGCTGGACATGTCGGAGTATTCGGAGAAGCACACCGTTTCCCGTCTCTTCGGCGCCCCTCCGGGATACGTCGGCTATGAGGAGGGCGGCCAGCTCACAGAGAAGGTCCGGCGTCGGCCTTTCTCTGTGGTGCTCTTCGATGAGGTGGAGAAGGCGCACGCAGACCTCTTCAACTCGCTCCTCCAGATCCTCGAGGACGGCCGCCTCACGGATAGCCAGGGCCGCGTGGTGGACTTTAAGAACACCGTCATCATCATGACCACCAACCTTGGTACACGGGATATCTCGAAGGGTGTCATGACCGGCTTCCAGTCGGGCACCGACACCAACACGAACTACTCCCGCATCAAGGCCAAGGTCACCGAGGAACTCAAGCAGCACTTCCGCCCCGAGTTCCTCAACCGTGTTGATGACACAGTGGTGTTCCCGCAGCTCACCCAGGAAGAAATTGTGCAGATCGTGGATCTGTTCCTCGAGCGGCTGGGTAAGCGCATGGCAGACAAGGGCATGAGCATCGAACTCACTCCCGCCGCCAAGGTGCTGCTGGCTACCCGTGGTTATGACCCAGCGATGGGTGCGCGGCCGCTCCGCCGCACCATCCAGCGCGAGATCGAGGACCAGCTGTCCGAGAAGATCCTGTTTGGTGAGATCAAGTCCGGCGAGCTCGTGTCGGTGGATGTTGAGGGCGAGGGAGACGAAGCCCAGTTCACCTTCGTGGGCCACGGCGCACCGAAGGAGATTGAGGATTCGCCCGCTGCCATTGAGGCCGCCGTCCCCGAGTAAGCGCAATAGCTCAAGCAGTGCAAGGGAAACGTCCCGCGTCGACTGGCGCGGGACGTTTTCTTTTCCGCGTTCAGGATGGGTGCCTCAAGCAATGGCATTACTCTCTTAGTGAAGTGACTGTGAAGTAGCACACATCCGGTGATAGAGATGGAGGATGACTCCCGACACGAATTCACCTACCCCCGTGAAGCCTAAGACGCCATTCCATGACCTGGACCATTTCGTCGCCATTCCCCGACTGAGCGGGCTCGCCGTCAACGCCGACGGAACCCGGCTCGTCACCTCGGTGGCGACGCTCAATTCGAAATGCAACGCCTACGTCTCAGCACTCTGGGAGCTCGATCCGGAGGGAAACAGTCCGGCCCGCCGCATCACCCGGAGTGCCAAGGGCGAATCCGGTGCAGCCTTCCTGGTGAACGGGGACCTGCTCTTCACCTCCACCCGCCCCGATCCGGAGAACTCCGACGAGGACCCGGTCAGCGCATTGTGGAAGCTCCCGGCGCAGGGTGGCGAAGCCCGGATAGTGCATTCCCGTCGCGGCGGGGTGCAGGGCGTGGTGGCGGCACGGAAGGCGGATGCCGCCGTCGTCGTCGCGGAGGTTCTCGCCGGCTCCTCCGATGAGAAGGACGACGACGAGCGCCGTAAGGCGCGCAAGGAAGCAGGGGTGGAGGCGATCCTGCACACGGGATATCCCGTCCGTCACTGGGACGCCGACCTCGGTCCCGCCGAGCCCCGCTTCTTCGTTGTCGAGGAGGGCGAGCAGGAGGCGCTCAAACCGGCCACGGTGGACGAGCAGCCGCAGCTTGCCCTGTGCAACGTCACCGTCGGCATGGGAACCAGTCTCCGAAACAATTCCCCGTGCATCAGCCCCGACGGCGCAGTCATCATCACCGGGCAGACGGTACCGACGGGCAAAGGCGACCAGCGCACGGTCCTGGTGCGTATCGACTCCGCAACGGGTGACCGCACGGTTATCCTCGATTCCCCCGACTACGACTACGACGCCGGCCCCGTCAGTCCGGACAACTCGACCGTGGTGGTGGTCATCAGCCGGCGCACCGGCCCCACAACCCCGCCTGACGTCAAGCTCGGGCTGCTCCCCGTGAACGGTGGACCGCTCGCGCCGCTCGCCGCCGACTGGGACGCCTGGCCATCTCCCGCCGCCTGGCTTCCGGACGGCAGTGGGTTGATTGTGACAGCCGACGACGACGGCGCGTCGCCCGTTTTCACTCTCGACGTCGCAACTGGTGCGGTCCGCCGGGTAACGCAGGACGCGGCGTCCTACACCGACGTCGTCGTCTCGCCCGACGGCGCCACGGCCTATGCGCTGCGCAGCTCCTACGAGTTCCCGCCGGAGGTGGTGCGGATTGACCTCGCTTCGGGAACCGTTACCCCGCTCCCGGGGCCGGTGGAGCGGCCTGCGCTGAGCGGGCGGCTTGAGCGCGTCGATACTACGGGGGAGGACGGCCATCCGGTGAAGTCCTACCTCGTCCTGCCCGCAGGCGCCGGCGGTTCCAGTCCCGCTCCGCTCCTGCTGTGGATCCACGGTGGGCCGCTCGGCTCCTGGAATGCGTGGACCTGGCGGTGGTCGCCGTGGCTGCTGGCCGCGAAGGGCTACGCCGTGCTATTGCCGGACCCTGCACTCTCCACCGGCTACGGCCAGAAGATGATCGAGCGCGGCTGGGGCGCCTGGGGAGATGCTCCGTTCACCGACATTATGGCGGCAACTGACGCCGTCGTCGCCCGCCCGGACATCGACGAGAGCAGGACCGCCGCGATGGGCGGCTCGTTCGGCGGCTACATGGCCAACTGGGTGGCGGGGCACACCGACCGTTTCAACGCGATCGTGACGCACGCCAGCCTCTGGGCGCTGGACCAGTTCGGGCCCACCACGGATGCCTCGTTCTACTGGGAGAAGGAGATGACGCCCGAGATGGCGCTCGCCAATTCCCCGCACGCGCACGTCGAAAAGATCAGCACGCCGATGCTCGTCATCCACGGCGACAAGGACTATCGCGTGCCGATCGGCGAGGGCCTGCG
This genomic interval carries:
- the panC gene encoding pantoate--beta-alanine ligase codes for the protein MSPRVITTAAELRAATVKLLSAAGPGPVSLGLVPTMGALHEGHAALARAAREENDVVVATIFVNPLQFGDPRDLDRYPRTLDADVELLGRQGVDLVFAPSQDEVYPDGEPLVRLSAGGLGEKFEGEFRPGHFDGMLTVVAKLLHLAWPAADAGYRAYFGQKDAQQLVLIRRMARDLNFAVEIRAVTTVRTAEGLARSSRNRFLSDEEADAALVLSRALRLLEERARRCKPLDLDSAVALVHSQPLVALEYFEVVDPLTLEPLAFNCRETPFTEDGLALIAARVGSVRLIDNQPLKAEPSKGQTDGQS
- the lysS gene encoding lysine--tRNA ligase, with amino-acid sequence MRIRMEKRARLLERGEDAYQVLPERSSSLGEIRKRFADLEAGDSTGENVSVVGRVVFLRNTGKLCFATLQEGDGTRLQAMLSLAAVGEESLADWKTTVDLGDHVQVSGEVISSRRGELSVMAVSWKMASKALRPLPTLHAGVNEETRVRQRYVDLMVREEAREMVRTRAAITRSIRETLHSHQYVEVETPILQLVHGGAAARPFETHVNAFDQKMTLRIALELYLKRAVVGGIDRVYEIGRIFRNEGVDSTHSPEFTMLECYEAYADQFVMAERMKEIILNCADLLGSRQLESAEGTIDLDGEWRWLGVYPGLSESVGQEITPETDKATLLALAKEREISVDQNWDEEKLVLELFSEIVEPTLLQPTFVYDYPPSAQPLARPHRGNPRLIEAWDLIIGGMERGTAFSELIDPVIQRERLVEQSRRAAAGDDEAMQLDEDFLRALEYGAPPMGGIGLGIDRLVMLFTSAGIRETILFPLLKPELG
- a CDS encoding Lsr2 dimerization domain-containing protein codes for the protein MAQKVKIILIDDLDGGEADETVRFGLDGVQYEMDLSSAHAKDLRDALAPYVSAARRESQSKPRQSAPARNQEAAQIREWAKSNGYNVSSRGRVNSEIIEAYRAAQR
- a CDS encoding Rossmann-like and DUF2520 domain-containing protein, with product MSTPEALPSREGRRKPGRLGVGVIGAGRVGAVLGAALRAAEHAVVGVSAVSEASRERAENLLPGVPILPIPEIVERAELVLVAVPDDALPELVSGLAAVGAWQPGQLVAHTSGRFGTGVLEPARGLGAIPLALHPAMTFTGLSLDLTRLPDCSFGVTAPAAVLPVAQALVVEMGAEPVVVEEEDRVLYHAALAHASNHLVTLAAQSTQLLAAIGIERPDRLLGPLMRASLENALAAGEGALTGPVARGDSGTVKAHSAALASAPEDVRRAYLELAAVTAVRGVKRGLLTPDQGLAITRALQQSGEDDQ
- a CDS encoding ATP-dependent Clp protease ATP-binding subunit; translated protein: MFERFTDRARRVVVLAQEEARMLNHNYIGTEHILLGLIHEGEGVAAKALESLSISLGAVREQVQEIIGQGQQAPSGHIPFTPRAKKVLELSLREALQLGHNYIGTEHILLGLIREGEGVAAQVLVKLGADLNRVRQQVIQLLSGYQGKEPVASGGQQQEGTPAGSVVLDQFGRNLTQAAREGKLDPVIGRELEMERVMQVLSRRTKNNPVLIGEPGVGKTAVVEGLAQAIVRGDVPETIRDKQLYTLDLGSLVAGSRYRGDFEERLKKVLKEIRTRGDIILFIDEIHTLVGAGAAEGAIDAASILKPMLARGELQTIGATTLDEYRKHIEKDAALERRFQPIQVQEPSVAHAIEILKGLRDRYEAHHRVSITDAALASAANLAERYISDRFLPDKAIDLIDEAGARLRIRRMTAPPELKEIDERIADVKREKESAIDAQDFEGAARLRDREQKLHDERMDKERRWKSGGLDDIAEVDEELIAEVLANSTGIPVFKLTEEESSRLLHMEDELHKRVIGQDDAIKAISQAIRRTRAGLKDPKRPGGSFIFAGPTGVGKTELAKALAEFLFGDEDSLITLDMSEYSEKHTVSRLFGAPPGYVGYEEGGQLTEKVRRRPFSVVLFDEVEKAHADLFNSLLQILEDGRLTDSQGRVVDFKNTVIIMTTNLGTRDISKGVMTGFQSGTDTNTNYSRIKAKVTEELKQHFRPEFLNRVDDTVVFPQLTQEEIVQIVDLFLERLGKRMADKGMSIELTPAAKVLLATRGYDPAMGARPLRRTIQREIEDQLSEKILFGEIKSGELVSVDVEGEGDEAQFTFVGHGAPKEIEDSPAAIEAAVPE
- a CDS encoding S9 family peptidase codes for the protein MTPDTNSPTPVKPKTPFHDLDHFVAIPRLSGLAVNADGTRLVTSVATLNSKCNAYVSALWELDPEGNSPARRITRSAKGESGAAFLVNGDLLFTSTRPDPENSDEDPVSALWKLPAQGGEARIVHSRRGGVQGVVAARKADAAVVVAEVLAGSSDEKDDDERRKARKEAGVEAILHTGYPVRHWDADLGPAEPRFFVVEEGEQEALKPATVDEQPQLALCNVTVGMGTSLRNNSPCISPDGAVIITGQTVPTGKGDQRTVLVRIDSATGDRTVILDSPDYDYDAGPVSPDNSTVVVVISRRTGPTTPPDVKLGLLPVNGGPLAPLAADWDAWPSPAAWLPDGSGLIVTADDDGASPVFTLDVATGAVRRVTQDAASYTDVVVSPDGATAYALRSSYEFPPEVVRIDLASGTVTPLPGPVERPALSGRLERVDTTGEDGHPVKSYLVLPAGAGGSSPAPLLLWIHGGPLGSWNAWTWRWSPWLLAAKGYAVLLPDPALSTGYGQKMIERGWGAWGDAPFTDIMAATDAVVARPDIDESRTAAMGGSFGGYMANWVAGHTDRFNAIVTHASLWALDQFGPTTDASFYWEKEMTPEMALANSPHAHVEKISTPMLVIHGDKDYRVPIGEGLRLWYELLSKSALPADANGETDHRFLYFPDENHWILKPQHAKIWYGVVEHFLARHVLGEKVEVPAELGL